The genomic region CCGCGCGAACTCCTCGAACAGGCGCGGGTGGACGGCGCCAACGAGTGGCAGGTCTTCCGCCGGATCACCATCCCGCTGCTCGGCCCGGTCCTCGCGGTGGTGATGGTCACCCTGATGATCAATGTGCTGAAGATCTTCGACCTGGTCTTCATCATCGCGCCGGGCTCCTCCCAGGCCGATGCGAATGTGCTGGCCCTCCAGCTCTACCGCTCCTCGTTCGGCACGGACGCGGATCTGGGCACCGGCAGCGCGATCTCCGTACTTCTGCTGCTGCTGGTCGTCCCGATCATGCTCGTCAACATCCGCAGGATGCGGAAGGAGGGGCGCCGATGACCGCCGAAGCCCAGGTGCCCGCGCCCGAGAGGCCCGCCCCCGAGGCGCTGCCGCGCGCGGCGGCGAAGCCGAAGGAGCCGCTGGCCGCCCGGATCGCGGCACGCGCGGGCGGCAGTGTGATGCGGGTCTTCCTCGTCCTGGTCGGCCTGTTCTGGCTGATGCCGACGATCGGCCTGCTGCTCTCCTCGCTGCGCGGCTCGTCCGACATCGCCGCGTCCGGCTGGTGGAAGATCTTCACTGCCCCCTCCCAGCTCACCTTCGACAACTACGCCAAGATCCTCGACAACAAGGTCATCACCGACTCGCTGCTGAGCACGGTCATGATCACGGTCCCGGCGACCGTCCTGGTGGTGGTGATCGGCTCGCTGGCCGCGTACGCCTTCGCCTGGATGGACTTCCCCGGCCGCGACTGGTGGTTCCTGATCGTGGTCGGCCTGCTGGTCGTGCCGGTCCAGGTGGCGCTGATCCCGGTCTCGAAACTCTTCGGCGAGATCGGCCTCTTCGAGACCACGGCCGGTGTGGTGCTCTTCCATGTGGCCTTCGGGCTGCCCTTCGCGATCTTCCTGCTGCGGAACTTCTTCGCGGAGATCCCGAGGGAACTCCTCGAAGCGGCCCGGCTCGACGGGGCCGGAGAGATCAGGCTCTTCACCCGGGTCGTCATGCCGCTCGGCGGCCCGGCCATCGCCTCGCTGGGGATCTTCCAGTTCCTCTGGGTGTGGAACGACATGCTGGTCGCGCTGATCTTCGCGGACTCCAAGCACCCGCCGATCA from Streptomyces sp. NBC_01267 harbors:
- a CDS encoding carbohydrate ABC transporter permease, with amino-acid sequence MTAEAQVPAPERPAPEALPRAAAKPKEPLAARIAARAGGSVMRVFLVLVGLFWLMPTIGLLLSSLRGSSDIAASGWWKIFTAPSQLTFDNYAKILDNKVITDSLLSTVMITVPATVLVVVIGSLAAYAFAWMDFPGRDWWFLIVVGLLVVPVQVALIPVSKLFGEIGLFETTAGVVLFHVAFGLPFAIFLLRNFFAEIPRELLEAARLDGAGEIRLFTRVVMPLGGPAIASLGIFQFLWVWNDMLVALIFADSKHPPITVALQQQVRQFGNNIDVLAPGAFVSMVIPLAVFFAFQRQFVSGVMAGAVK